The genomic DNA GCACGAAATAACAAAATTTGAAATCATCCTTtgagtggtttgacgtcatccgcattAATTTTTCGAGCCCTGAAGATGACATTTGGATTTTTTTCTGTCTTTATCTGTACCCTACCTAACCTTACCAAACGCACactgttttttattaaataactaactGTATTACGCTAATCTAATATAATAACAGGCAAGTGAATGGCACATATATAATCATATATATCTATAGCCGACTGCCTGATTAAGCTTTGACTACAATTATAGtagtttatttaagtatagtttaaACAAAGGGACTCCAGTTAAACTAGATTGTCAAAGTACAAGATTAGTcacaatttatttgtatttttttatatttttggttaCAATTATATAATCGAAATACATAGTTTAATTGTAGTGCCTTTTTTGAACACTGGCTGGATTCCTCATAACATATTTTGGGTATGTTTTATAGACTGAGCTAATGTTATGTTAAGTAATTAATATGGATTAGATTAAGGTTTAATCTGATGAGGAAGGGTGCCCGTTGACTGTTGTGTTCAGTATGTTTGAGAccaaatatctttttttttatattagacGCATCCACACAGAACGGGCCGCCTCGAAAGGAATTTGCCGCGCCAAGCAGCAGTCTGTGTAGACATGGCTCGCCGGAGGCATTTGACTCGCGAGGCGTTTCGTTCTGTGTGTACCCTGCCTATTAACTAGAAATGTGAAAGTAATTCGTTTTCCTGCCTATTAACTAGAAATGTGAAAGTAATTCGTTTTACTTGTATCACTGAAAATGTTAATTCATAGGTGAAATGCATTTTACTATTTTGTATTTCCAGTAAATTTATTGTACATTGTACCGTCGATGACACAATTAACTGATTATTTGTAACCCTTAATGCATTGACTTAAGGTCGAAAAGGATCAGTTGAGAGTGTTTTAGTACTTGATTATTTTTAGCAACGAACGTGTTCGCCTGATTTGCGTTTCGACATTTTAAGTTGTGAGTTTTTCATGTGATagtaaatgttttttatttattttcttttttttatttattcccaTTTGCCATTAGATCCAAAGGTATTCGGCTGACTTTCTCTTGCTTGGTAGTTGGTAGTAACAAGAGTTTCAAGTAGAtggttttagttttatagtattAAAGTTTGTACCCTGGTGCCTTACTCATCTTCCATTCCTTTACAGTTTACACCATCACACTAGATAGTAATTGAAAGTTTTATTAGTTTCGCCGTGTAGAAGAAAAAATGACAAATTTTATCAAATAACAGTTTGTTGATAGTGCTGATACCCATAGCCTAACATTGCCCTTtgagtcaggcgtggctcactccgcgatttcattgCGTCGCTAAGTACATGCGgctcacaccaattttggtgtctagcagtagtagttgccgcgcaccgctgcggaacggacgcctgctcgcggttacgccacctagcggtcatatctgtcataatagacgcgttttgtacagaaaattctGTATCTAGTACTAGCTACAGCTGGTACTATTATTTTAGTCTGTGCCGGAGTATTAAATATGGAAATAACATTATGAAAATATAACCGAGGACAATAAAGGGAGTTATGGTAAATGGATTTAATCTGGAATTTACCATAGATATATctaaaatatatgtaagtaataaTATCAAAGTATAACTTATGAAGTATTTGCTTTTCCCTATTACATACCTATTGCGAAGAGTCgtcattaaccttttggacgccaatgaccgcaggtccaacgccaaagacggataattcggtcacagaccacagagcaacatagacctacgtgcaaaTACATAttgttcaatttcagtttttacACTTCAGTGACGTGGcgcagcttttgtgtttgacacggcgccGAAAAGGTTAAAGTACTCCTAGAAAAAAAACGTGAGAATTAAGTTTAAGTAAGTACTATATGAATTTATTCTCAAGAACCTTACGTAATAGGGAAAGTAAATGCTGTAAATGATAACATATACAGTTTTCTTACTGTGCTATATTCCTTCTTACACTTTTAGATCTGTCATTCAATTTCATAGCATTCAtccttaatgtaggtataaactcgtctatattatacatattatattattattttctgtaTTTACTTTTGTTCTATAACAGCTCTAAAAATGTGTGCACGACTATATATACATAACATATATAAGTACTCAAtattatatatacctaatacctacctcGTCTGCgtctatacttaaataactgcACATAATATCATGAACAAAAGAACCCTAAGATTACTAGGACACGAAAAGGGGCACAATATTAAAGCCGCAATGTTGACAGCTAAAGTAGATGGCGTCGTATGGTCGTACAAGTTGCGGTAAGTTCCGAACTGAActaaaatatcaaaaagaacATTAAGTCggcgtacagcgccatctagtttgttttgtttgtctATGTATTAGGGAAGTCGGaccacacgcagtgcaagtgttattttaaacgtcaaacgtgtTGCAGACTtatattggtctaactctaatgtGCTATACATTTTAGAGCTGTAATTTTACCATTAACTCCTTCAATTTCAATGCTTCGCACTCATAGAAGTCATCGCTAACCGCTAACACTTCGTACCTTATACAAACGCACTCCTTTAGAGTCGAGGGCTGTGAAATAATAGCTTTAACCTTTCACTGTACATACCATTCCCTGAGGATCTACCGCgagccacgttcgacgtgttgcctctctgtcgcacttgtaaattcgtacgtaagtgtgacagggaggcaacacgtcgaacgtccgcagtaggccctctgctCCCTTTGACTTGCGGCTGTTCAAATGTAAAATTCTAACGTATCCTAAAATGGGTTCAAAAATCTCGGACAAAATTATGGCAGCGCTATTTAGTAAATTAAAACATTCAAAATCCATCTAGCAACATTGCAGGAAAatgtcacttctgtggacaataaaataaaagttaaatacCCGGGTACTTATCACTTTTAATTCATtaatatcatttttaattttcgtttctgtaaggggcagtgtaaaattaactttaattatcTTTTTGCGATGACTACAGAAAAGACGCGAACATATTAAGCATACAATAAACTGTGCATGACCCAACTATTCTTCTACTGAAAACCGCAAtcaaatcggttcatccgtttggGAAATACGAGCACAGAAACATACTAGAAACATGAATAGCGCGATTTAGAGATCGTGGTAGGTACGGAGTGCGACTTGTTGTTGACTcactagcgccatctgttttaTGGAAATATGTATTACCGTGGATTGTAATGTACTCAATAccaggcgtggttcactccgcgatttcgtcgctttgctacaggtacttagctaaaactacatccgttcgaccccaattttggggtttgccataagccgcgcgtggcgctgtcgccacctagcggtcatatctgtcctgatcgtaacagacgcgttttgttagagagtgagtcttctgtacctagtagtattatttattctgtgtcaatACTTTATACAATTTCAAGTGCAGCTTCTGAATTCtgtattaaacgtcaaaattgaaTTTTACATATGGATAGACGCAATCTTCTCACACCTTACGAGTACAAATATCTCGCCCACTTAGCATAGGTCGATTTGTATAGTCGAgtgcataaatatgtatacatttttactCCTTATTGCAATGGGATtaaggtgaagaaatgtatacatatttatgcacTCGACTGTACTTCCCCCTGTACAGTAATCATAACTTAGCTGTAGGACTTGTAAAGCTAACTTTGCACGACCACCTAATGTTCACTCTATAAATTGTCTTCTAATGTAATCGACTTGCTATTGAAAATTGTATCTTAACTCTATTTGATTACGGTTGCAAATATGATGAGGCTGTAAGCTTCTTTTACTATGTCGGTAGAAAAAATGATTTCATTCCTTTCACGTCGGTATTTTATGAGGGATTGAAATCCCTCGCTTTTCTCAGTGTTTCACGTTATCTACCTGCTGCCTGCCTGAATTATTTGCTTCGCTCTAGTTTCCTTTCAAAACACTATATCCTTTGTATAAGTAAATGAaccatttattgataaaataaggATGTAATTTGTTGAAATTTTAATAGTTAAATGTTATGTAAATAATGGTCGACATAGTAAAACAAGTTAAGTATCTTTCAGATTCTCGctttaaaatataggtatattaaagTATTTATAAAGAAGTTTTTATATAACTAGAGAAATAATGCAATCAGATATAGATCCGTACACCTGAGACAATAATAATTAGCAACCCATTTACCTATACAATGAGGTGTATTGTCATTTTATTAAACAGTAAAATTACGCGAGGTAAgtatggtacagtcgccatcagatatatcggagcggccaaggtgctcacaaatatctgaacacgcctctattgtcaaggcgttagagtgcgtgttcagatattgtgaacaccttggccgctccgatatatctgatggcgacttgTACATAATTCAGCCTACCTAATATTATGGTACAGAATAATAATTCTtattattctatttatttatttttcttcttaggctaggtcatttataacatgaatataaaagtaaaatacaaaaacacataaaaaacaacaaaaaataagtataaacactagagatgcaccggatatccggctactatccggtatccggcctatccggccattattttactatccggccggataccggatagtgacctactatccggccggataccggatagtaacattgcttgatttcggagtaaacaaattggatttaagagacagatacggtcataatcgtacttgtttattatttaaaaacaatttaataattccattgacttgcacgcgcactcatttcgaacctagaaatgagtccgcgcgaacattcactaggaaacaggtcaaacctgcagaatgcgcacctaaaaaaccgaaatgtagctatagttccgctggccgaatatccggcggccggataccggatattcggctgatggtcaggccgaatatctggtatccggtatccggccaaacaactatccgttgcatctctaataaacacattataaaaaactagggatgtaccgactagtcgccgactagtcgggaaagccgactatccggccacatttgtagtcggcgattagtcggcgactagtcggcaaaaatggccgattagtcggcactttattagtcaaagaaaaacagaaaaaaagaaaccaacagtcaatatttaccatatgttttatgtctattttaccataatacctattcagggtgtggaaacttttgttcatacatATGATTGACCGTTTGATCTTTAGGTATCGTATGGTGGGGGCTggtggtgttttcctctacaggtcgatctcacctgattctcgtgtaatttcatggccaagttctatacttaaaggactttattataattcagttttttttttagtggTGGAGCCATGTTATTGCAAAGTTTAGAGatttataaacagggcacgttgctcgtaaagacgctgaccacaggggataggttcttaactggcgactacgtacgagaaatagagccttggaaatacctcctacaagttgtacctactgacggtctgctcaggatcgcaaaataaaagaaagacagaaattgaacgaggattcttgtgataggtctttgaacctgtagagaacaccttttagccaagctaatatatgaatagcgcaaccaaaagagcaaaactattgtttttcacctgaacttatacgaaactaatgatctggccgactagccgactagtcggccgactaatcggccattcgagcgccgattagtcggctagtcggccaaatcagccaaatcaatagtcggtacatcactataaaaaacctaacctagaatgccgccggcagcggggcagggcccaagctgccggtggtcagggctgcagagtgaggaaccgacgtactatacgcgccgtgtccaaaattactgCCTTctgcattattatttattattatttataattctcTAAACTACTCGTACACTCCCTtcagtcgtgttttaatttatcgcctcgttgcgaattttttttatcgcatttgtatcgtaatgtactattaaataatacttagttcgattttgatttttttatgtgtttgttttataatatgtgcctatttaggtaggtacttattaggtTGGTACCtgctagaataaaaaaaaaatcccatcGTAAACCCGTAAGTAAATATACTGTTTAAAAAGTTGACAATACATCCTCTATTAGTACCTACGGTTTGTATTTTTCCACTTTTCCATATTGTATAACCGATAGCTTTGATAACCTCAATCGTTTTCACTCATAAACGATGCTACACCAGtcatacaataaaataagtacGTGAATTGAATTAATTGCATTTTCATTTGATCCCTTTTTAagtttatgtacagtcacctgcaataatatgttactcttcgaaggctgcaaaaatatgtgacacgctcatatggctctacaaataagatcgtgtcagatatttttgcggccttcgttgtgtaacatattattgcaggtgactgtacagtgtaGGTAGTAGACAATACGGTCCGTATTAATGCGTGGGGCGTTTTTAGGTCGTTGTGCTGATTTTCACTGACCGGGACGCCAAAAGGGCGGAAAAAAGTAGATCAAGCAACTGTTcgtcaggcctattcggatttcgagataatcacaagatcttgagacgatttagagatcaactagatctacattagatatcgactaggtgtgacttggatatctaagtcataacttgtcgaaatcgttcaagaagacctccagaatcgcagaaacgtcaaatttgacacatTAAGATAGATGTgttaaatatctttaaattatccgtatcgtaacttgttgaagtctagtagaaatctaattcattttccgaatcatACCTACAACATTCCCTGGCCCTCTCCTTCATGGGGAGAACCTAGCCAAGAAGACAATCTTACATCGACAAAGACATAACGAAAAGAAACAATATATCGAGATAACAGATGCTACAAAAATCTTACAACTTTAAACTCCAGTTCCCTTTAGATTAGATGGTAAGATTTCTCCACACTTCTATCTTCCGGTTGCCGGGTCTTTCTACTACTCGAGTCCGTCTACTTTTATGGTTTTCTGAGCGGACAATTAACCGCTCCCTCATAGGTATCTTATCGTGTCATAATTATATGAATTTCTATATTGAGTGTAGATATTGTTATGCTTcgctaaaaaataattttcgtgCACTTACCTGCACGTGTCTATATGACTCTAAGATGTCGTTTTTGGAATTTACTTCCTGAATTTCATGAAGgaaagttatttaattttatgcaTTAAGTTGAAATCAGGTACCTAAACGTATTGTTTCCATTCTTAGGCATTGGGTTAGATGGAGGAATAGGTTCAATTAAAATTGCACTGGAATTGGATTGGAATTGGATGGATGTAAGGCCAAACGCAAATAAACTTGTAAAACATCAGTTCTTTATTGtgtcaataaataatttaaatatcatcAATAACTTAGCTCCTAAACACTATCCATTCCGTGCGTGCTATGTACATGATGTTTTGGAGGTAGCTAGTAGGTGGgcgaggatgatgatgatgagacagTCGAGATGGAAGCTACGCTGGAGTAGCTAGGAGACTGGGAACCAGACGAGCTAGATTCGCTAGGGAAGTAGGAGCTGTACGCGAGCTGACTCGGGTCCCAGACGCGAGAGTACGGGCCCGAGCTTGAGGGCTCCCATTGGGGGCTGCCATAGGAGTCAGCAGGAGCGGCAGGGGTTGAGGGGGGACCGTATTGTGAGGCGGGGGGTCCGTATTGGGGCGCTGGTGGGGCGTCGGTTGGCGCCATCATCATGGGCATAGCTGGGAAAAACCAAAATCAGGCAATTGTTAGTAATGTTATGCATACTGTGTTTAAATCAttagggaatcactaaattcATGTATACTCTTTgaaagtacctatgtatttgtgGCTATTTATGTGGGTATTTATTGTTTAATACAGATTCAGAAGTGGCGAGTATTATTTTCCATTATTGTTATATGAATATGCAGCActtcaaattacctactcataATTAAATATGGATATTGTTGCTGAGTGTCATACGAACCTCCCTTCTTCAAAACCAGATTGTAGATCAAGAATCCAAGCACCAGCGTGATGGCCAGTTTGCTGAGGATCAGGGCCTTGACGGCCTTAATGCCGATGATGGTCACCAGGATCGGCATGATCGCCTTCATCTTCAGCTTCAAGAGCAGCAGCACTGGGAGCAGAAGCTTCTTTTTCAAGAGGCCACGAGCTGCAAGATAAATTGGAATTAAAACCTTCAGGTAAAAAGCAAACCTCTGGACAATATTTTTAAGGAGTTCTTAATCGGTGTCTTAGTTAATCGAGATTTTGAAACAATTTTGCTTTTATAAAACTCCTTGCTTGGTTTTAAGGATTGCTTATCTCACCTTCACCGTTTTCAGTCTCCTCAGGGAATTCAACATCGAATCCCCGATCAGCCCTGTACGACACCTCAGCATTTTGGAAGATGAACTCCGGCAGCTGGAATCTGAACTCATTCGCGTTCAGGATCCTCCCAACACGGTCGAAGATCACTTTATCGATGTTCTTCTCGTCGAAAGACCGGGCCGACTCCTTGCTCACTCCGAGCTGCGTATCCAGGTATGAAAGCACTTTGACTTTAAGACATGCTGAAGGCTCGCTCCTTTCGAAACAATCACTGATAACACTGTCCAACAGATCCTCACTTGTACTCAAACGCGGGGTGATAACCTCATTGTCCCCTATGCTGTACCCCCTCACGGCAACCACACAAGCCACAAATAAAACGCACTTCATTGTCGTAAGGTCACTGTCATTAAATTTTCTAATTGGACGTTCGGCCCGGTTGGTTAATGGAGCAACAATGATT from Cydia fagiglandana chromosome 21, ilCydFagi1.1, whole genome shotgun sequence includes the following:
- the LOC134674994 gene encoding uncharacterized protein LOC134674994 yields the protein MKCVLFVACVVAVRGYSIGDNEVITPRLSTSEDLLDSVISDCFERSEPSACLKVKVLSYLDTQLGVSKESARSFDEKNIDKVIFDRVGRILNANEFRFQLPEFIFQNAEVSYRADRGFDVEFPEETENGEARGLLKKKLLLPVLLLLKLKMKAIMPILVTIIGIKAVKALILSKLAITLVLGFLIYNLVLKKGAMPMMMAPTDAPPAPQYGPPASQYGPPSTPAAPADSYGSPQWEPSSSGPYSRVWDPSQLAYSSYFPSESSSSGSQSPSYSSVASISTVSSSSSSPTY